A single genomic interval of Dysidea avara chromosome 8, odDysAvar1.4, whole genome shotgun sequence harbors:
- the LOC136264881 gene encoding tigger transposable element-derived protein 4-like, protein MADSCSTRRKHLTLKQKIEVIQEAKKNPKLGVRGLCQRFNCGKTQIATVLKEKEQLLALYESNASDKSCKVSLRTRKSDFSEVNEVLYKWYLLACSKNIYPAGPQLVVKAKEIAERLGRGEFKGSNGWLERKYNIKQLTVSGESGDVSGATVDSWKERLPEVLQGYAKRDIWNLDETGVFWKALPERGFVQKGRSCKGGKKSKQRFTIAFIANADGGKEKPACCYLEV, encoded by the coding sequence ATGGCGGATTCTTGCTCAACACGCCGAAAGCACCTGACGCTCAAGCAGAAGATAGAAGTTATACAAGAGGCAAAGAAAAATCCTAAGCTAGGGGTCAGAGGTTTATGTCAACGTTTTAACTGTGGGAAGACTCAGattgcaactgttttaaaaGAGAAAGAGCAGCTATTGGCTTTGTATGAAAGTAATGCCTCTGATAAATCTTGCAAAGTAAGCCTCCGCACGCGAAAGTCTGACTTCAGTGAAGTAAATGAAGTATTGTATAAGTGGTACTTGTTGGCTTGTTCTAAAAACATTTACCCAGCAGGCCCACAGCTTGTAGTGAAGGCAAAAGAAATTGCAGAGCGTCTAGGGAGAGGCGAATTCAAAGGCTCCAATGGATGGCTGGAAAGAAAATACAATATTAAACAACTGACAGTAAGTGGAGAAAGCGGTGATGTTTCTGGTGCAACTGTGGACTCGTGGAAAGAGCGACTCCCTGAGGTTTTACAAGGCTATGCAAAAAGGGACATATGGAACCTAGATGAAACTGGTGTGTTTTGGAAAGCATTACCTGAACGTGGTTTTGTTCAAAAAGGTCGGTCTTGCAAAGGTGGAAAGAAAAGCAAACAAAGGTTTACCATAGCATTCATCGCAAATGCAGATGGTGGTAAAGAAAAGCCTGCATGTTGTTATCTGGAAGTATGA
- the LOC136264882 gene encoding tigger transposable element-derived protein 6-like gives MTGDILDRILKKINQSLRAQSWFVALLMDNAGCHPPEIKDKYSNVKVVFLPANTTSRLQPLDLVIIKNFKFHYRQLFLQYVLTKIEECDTASQVAESLNVLKAIHFVSEAWEKVKPETICKCFRSADVLDKDLNVTTCNVGQDDADPFLVVDSEFHLDDLIPQVVSDGACSVDEYLDGDVSLPVCRELSEEHWEEEFLAAACSSEPDSIDDEEDCVAGDVEMEVVEAVPKIDTFKDAMKNLEDVQLFLQNKGFTEEALKVGSMVTTVARLYCSSLVFSKQTTLDSYFSKQSEEQLSD, from the coding sequence ATGACTGGGGATATCTTGGATAGGATTCTTAAAAAGATAAATCAAAGTTTGAGGGCTCAGTCTTGGTTTGTTGCTTTACTGATGGATAATGCTGGATGCCATCCCCCTGAAATAAAAGATAAGTACAGCAATGTTAAGGTTGTATTCCTTCCAGCAAATACCACTTCTCGATTGCAGCCACTAGATCTAGTGATAATTAAGAATTTCAAATTTCACTATCGCCAGTTGTTTTTGCAATATGTTCTTACCAAAATTGAAGAATGTGATACTGCATCACAGGTAGCAGAGTCGCTGAATGTTTTGAAGGCCATCCACTTTGTCAGTGAAGCTTGGGAAAAGGTGAAACCAGAGActatatgcaaatgttttcgGTCAGCTGATGTACTTGACAAAGATCTCAATGTCACTACTTGTAATGTGGGTCAAGATGATGCTGATCCATTCCTAGTAGTAGATAGCGAATTTCACCTCGATGATTTGATCCCTCAAGTTGTAAGTGATGGCGCCTGTTCTGTTGACGAGTACCTTGATGGTGATGTATCTTTACCAGTGTGCCGTGAGCTATCTGAGGAGCACTGGGAAGAAGAGTTCCTTGCTGCAGCCTGCTCCTCTGAGCCAGATTCAATAGACGATGAGGAGGATTGTGTGGCAGGTGACGTAGAAATGGAAGTGGTTGAAGCTGTACCAAAGATTGACACATTCAAGGATGCAATGAAAAATCTAGAAGATGTCCAACTATTTCTACAAAACAAAGGTTTTACAGAAGAAGCTTTGAAAGTTGGTTCAATGGTTACTACTGTAGCTCGCCtgtattgttcatctcttgtatTTAGTAAGCAAACAACTTTAGATAGTTATTTTTCAAAGCAGAGTGAAGAACAGCTTAGTGACTGA